GTTTCGCCCAGCCCCTGGCCGACCAGGGCGGAGGTCGGCGACAGCATCTCGCGCATGCCGGGTCCGCCCTTGGGGCCTTCGTAGCGTATGACCACCACATCCCCATCGACGATCGCGCGCGCCATGATGGCGTCCATGGCGGCATCCTCGGAATCGAAGACGCGCGCGCGGCCGGTCATCACGGGGTTCTTCAGGCCCGTGATCTTCGCCACGCAGCCTTCCGGCGCCAGATTGCCCTTGAGGATCGCCAGATGCCCCTGCGCATAGAGCGCCTGGTCAATGGGCCGGATCACGTCCTGCCCGGCCGGTGGCGCGTCAGACACGTCCCGCAGCGTTTCGGCGATGGTCTTGCCGGTGATCGTGGGGCAGTCGCCATGAAGCAGGCCCGCGTTGAGCAGCAGCTTCATCACCTGGGGAATGCCGCCGGCACGATGCAAATCGGTGGCCACGTAGCGGCCGGAAGGCTTCAGGTCGCAGATGACCGGAATGCGGCGGCGCATGCGCTCGAAATCGTCGATGGTCCAGTCGACTTCCGCCGCGTGGGCGATGGCGAGAAAATGCAGCACCGCATTGGTGGATCCGCCGGTGGCCATGATGACGGCCACCGCGTTTTCAATGGAGCGGCGCGTGATGAGGTCGCGCGGCCGTATCTGGCGCCTTACCGCTTCCACGAGCACGCGAGCGGACTCGGCCGCCGAAGCCGTTTTTTCGGCGTCCTCGTTGGCCATGGTGCTGGAATACGGCAAGCTCAAGCCCATCGCTTCGAACGACGCGCTCATGGTGTTGGCCGTATACATGCCGCCACAGGAGCCCGACCCCGGCACCGAGCATTTCTCGATCTGCTTGAAGTCCGTTTCGTCCATGCGGCCCATGGTGTATTCGCCGACTGCCTCGAATACCGAGACGATGGTCAGATCCTTCCCTTTGTAATGGCCCGGCTTGATGGTGCCGCCGTACACGTAGATGGCCGGCACGTTCATGCGGGCCATGGCGATCATGCCGCCCGGCATGTTCTTGTCGCAGCCGCCGATGACGACCACGCCGTCCATCCACTGGCCCTGGACGGCCGTCTCGATGCAATCGGCGATGACCTCGCGCGATACCAGCGAGTACTTCATGCCTTCGGTACCCATGGACATGCCGTCGGAGATCGTCGGCGTGCCGAAGGTCTGCGGGTTCGCACCCGCCGCCCGCACAGCATCCACCGCCGCATCGGCCAGCCTCTGCAGGCCGCTATTGCATGGCGTAATCGTGGAATGGCCGTTGGCCACGCCGATCATGGGCTTGTCGAAATCGGTTTCGCGATAGCCCAGGGCGTAGTACATGGCGCGATTCGGCGCGCGTGCCACACCTTGCGTAATATGCCGGGAACGTTCGTTAGCTGCCATGTTCTGACTCCTGGCCGGCGTGCGGGCCGGTATCGGGACGATCCAGGCGGAAGCCGATGCGGCATCCGCCTGGCGGAAGCACCAAGGCCGGTTATGATCGGGCCACCCTGTTTTATACATCCAACCCATGCTGCGCTATCCTCAATTCGATCCCATCGCAATCCGCATCGGGCCGCTGGCCGTACATTGGTATGGACTGATGTACCTGGTGGGCTTCGGATTGGTCTACCTGCTGGGGCGTTGGCGCATCGCGCATGGCAAGGTCGCCGGCGGATTCACGGCGCGCGACCTGGAAGACCTGATCTTCTATAGCGTGGTCGGCGTGGTGGCGGGCGGACGGCTGGGCTATGTGCTGTTCTACAAGCCGTCGCACTACTTCTCGCATCCGCTGGAAATCTTCTACTTATGGGAAGGCGGCATGTCCTTCCATGGGGGATTGCTGGGCGTGATCCTGGTCATGCTGTATTTCGCGCGCAAGCGAGGCGTGTCCTTTTTCACGGTCAGCGACTTCATTGCCCCGCTGATCCCCCTCGGCCTGGCCATGGGAAGACTGGGCAACTTCATCAACGGCGAACTGTGGGGCCGGCCCACCGACGTGCCCTGGGCCATGGTGTTCCCGCAAAGCGGCGATGGCATCCCGCGCCATCCCTCGCAGCTGTATGAACTGGGGCTGGAAGGCATCACGCTGTTCATCGTGATGTGGTGGTTCGCCCGCAAGCCGCGCCCCACCGGCCAGGTTAGCGCCCTGTTCCTGATCGGCTACGGCACCTTCCGCTTCCTGGTGGAGTTCACCCGGGAACCGGACAACTTCCTGGGCCTGCTGGCCGGGGGGCTCAGCATGGGCCAGTGGCTGTCGGTCCCCATGGTGGTCATCGGCGTGCTGCTGTTCGTGCTTACTGCAAAACGATCGTCCCGTTGATATCCACGCTGACGGTGACCATGTCGGCCTGCAGAGGAACGTCAGCGGCCGGCGCGGGAGCCGGGGCGCCCTTGGCCATGGCCATATAGGCGCGCGGCGCGACCGCGCCGACGCCGCCCAGATCGATTTTCTTGAGGCGATAGCCGCTGAATCCGAATGCCGACGCCGCCGCCAGCGCACGCTCGCGGAAGGCCTGGGCCGCCTGGTTCAACAGCTTGCGCTCCACGGCCTCGCGCGCCTTGCGCGACAGGGTGAAGCCGATATTGGAGATCGCGCTCTTGTCGCCCATCCTGGTCGCCAACGCCGATGCCGCGTCGAAATTGGTCGATTCGAGGACGATGGAGCCTTCGCCCTGCCAGCCGACGATCTTGCCCTTGGTATTGCTATTCGGCCAGACGCGGTAGCTGCCGGTGCGCGCGCTGACGTCGGCGTTGCTCTTGGCGGTCTTCATCAAGTCGTCCAGCAGGGCGTTCAGCTTCTTTCCGACCCCGGCCTGGTCAGGCGCTTCGACCTGTGCGCTGACGGTGATCTGCACCGTGTCCTGGCGAACTTCCTCGGTGGCCGCGGCCTGCAGCGTCAGCAAGGGACCGGCGTCCTGCCTGTCGTCGCCGTGCGTCGCATGGGCGCTTGCATCGACGGATGGCGCGGCTTGCGCCATCGTCGCGGACGGCAAGGCGATGCCGGCACCGCAGGCAAGGACCAGGGCCAGCGCGGTGGACGCGCGGAAATGACCGAGACGAAATGGCGGCGAGCGATCAAGCATGTGTGTAGGCCTCTTTCTATGACGATCGCACCGGGGATTCGGCGCGAGATCGCGGCGACGCCGACAGGCATCGCGCGGCATCGCCGGAAATTCTAGGCGATACGCCGGGTACCATGGTTGAGCGAATGAAAGCCCTGGCAACGAAGCTGCTGCCGGTATCAGGGCTCGGGAGGAGGGCCGCGGCGGTATACGCGCGGGCCTGGGGGCCGCGCGGAACCTGCATGCAAGCAGGCCCCGCGAGATAGATGCCCCGCCTGTGCCGTCAGGACCGGCATCTCGAACCGTGAGGTTCAAGGTGGTCGCGATCAGAAGGGCGTCGGGTTCGTCTGACAGTGAGACGATCACACCAGCCCCTACATTCACGCAACCTGTATGCCATAAGACATAGGTTCAGAGAATGTATGGTCCAGTCACGAACACGGCAGGGACAAACCGAAAAACCGTGGAAGAACAAAAAGCACTACGAAGGACAACGATGGGTGCGGCGCGGTTGCCTGGAAAGGCCGCAGACTACAGCAGCTTTTCCTGCCCCGAGAGGGCGTCATCCAACATCGAATTCATGTCCTCAATTCTACGCTTGAAGTCGCCGACCGCCAAGCCGCCGAGCGGACCATCGGGCGCTTTCATGGAAAGCAATTCCCCGGCAACCTGCAACGCGGCCATCACCGCGATGCGTTCGTTGCTGGTCACCTTGCCGGTGCCCTGTATGCGCTGCATGAGCTGATCCACATGCCGCACTGCGGCCAGCAAGGTGGGCTTTTCTTCGGCCGAGCAGGCCATCGAATATTCGCGGCCCAGGATGTTTACGTCTACGCGTTCCATACTTTATTGATGCTCCTCGACCGGGGCGCCCGGCAGACGCGCCAGGACGGCATCGATACGCTCGCGCGCGGCCACCGCGGCCACGCGCAAACGCTGCAGGTCGGTTTCACGCGCGCTCAGGCGGTTCTGCCACGCGGTTTCCTGCGCGGTCAGCTGATTTTCCAGCGCCTGGCGTTGTTCCGCATGCTTTTCGAGTTCGGCCCGCAGGCGGGCTTCGTTTTCCTCGGACTGCGCGAGCTTGGCGGCGAGTTCGCTGTCATGCGTTTGCAGGCGCGCCTGCAACGCCTGCAAGCGGGCTTCGGCGTCTTCGCAATGTTCTCGCAGCTTGCGGGAATCCTGTTCTGCCTGGCTCAGGCGGGATCGCAACGCATCCCGTTCGCTATGAAGCTGACGGGTGCGTTGCACCAGTTGCCCGATGCGGGCAGCGAGTTGATCGAGGTCTTGCAGCATGGGCGCTATCGTAAACCATTCACTGCCCCGCTACATGGTCATATGCACCATGTGATACCTGGCAATATTTCGCCAGAACTCCATCACCGCGGGTCGAGTTCAACGCCTGGACGCCTCGACCGATGGAACCGGGGCGGACGCCACCGCCGATCGCCGTCGCGCCGGGTCGTGTGGTCATCCCACCACGCGCGCCTGGGACCGGCTTTCCCTTCTCTTTCTAAAAACTTTCAAAAAGCTTTCATTCGCCTGCCACGACCACCCCTTTGTTACGACTCAGGTACCTGGCGGGTTCAATTCTAGGGAAAACCATAGGCATTCAGCCAAATTACAGGGTTTCATCCCTGAAAGCCGTCCATTACCATGGCGCCATTCGCAGACCTGTGAGTTTACTTTCATCAAGCACACTCAAACCTGAAATTAAGCAAACGGCCGGCTGAACGGTTTTTCTATCACATGCTGTATTAGGAGCAGACAATCATGCAGCTACGTAACAGACAGGACTTCTGGTCCGGGATAATGTTCATTGTCCTGGGACTGGGGTTCGCCACGCAAGCGACCAGCTACCAGATGGGTACCGCTGCTCGCATGGGACCGGGGTACTTCCCCTTTTGGCTGGGCGTGGTCCTGGCGCTATTGGGCGCCATCGTCCTGATCGGCTCGCTTTCGAAGAAAGCCACCGAGACACATGTCGACAAGTTCGAATGGCGGATCGCCTTCCTGGTGCTGGGCTCCGTGGTGCTCTACGGCGTCGTCCTGCGCTTCCTGGGCGTCTACATCTCCGTCTTCCTGCTGGTGGTGGTAAGCAGCCTTGCCAGCCATGAATTCAACTGGAAAGTCGCCGTCGCGAACGGCATCTTCCTGGTGGTGTTCGTCTGGCTGGCATTCATCAAGGGCCTCGGTTTGATCTTCCCGCTTTGGCCGTCCTTCATTGGCGCGAACTAAGGAGCACCGGCCATGGAATTGTTGAACAACCTGATGCTGGGCTTCTCGGTGGCGATCTCGCCCGAGAACCTGGCCTACGCCCTGCTGGGCTGCCTGCTGGGCACGCTGATCGGCGTGCTGCCGGGCATCGGCCCCGTCCCGACGATCGCAATGTTGCTGCCGATCACGTACGTGCTGCCGCCGGTGGCCGGACTGATCATGCTGGCCGGTATTTACTATGGCGCCCAGTACGGCGGGTCGACCACCGCCATCCTCGTGGCGCTGCCAGGTGAGACATCCGCGGTGGTGACCGTCCTGGATGGCCACCAGATGGCGCGCAACGGCCGCGCGGGAGCCGCGCTGGCGATCGCCGCGCTGGGTTCCTTCTTCGCCGGCTGCGTGGCCACCGTGCTGCTGGCCGCCTTCGCGCCCCCGCTGGCCGAGGTCGCCTTCAAGTTCGGTCCCGCGGAGTATTTCTCCCTGATGGTGCTGGGCCTGGTCGGCGCCGTGGTGCTGGCGTCCGGTTCGCTGCCCAAGGCGATCGCCATGATCCTGCTGGGCCTGCTGCTGGGCATGGTGGGTACGGACGTGAACTCCGGCGTGGCGCGCTATGACTTCGGCATCCCGGAACTGCAGGACGGCATCGACTTCGCAATCGTCGCCATGGGCGTGTTCGGCTTCGCCGAAATCATGACCAACCTGGAGCAGAAGGAAAACCGCGTCGACATCACCGACAAGATCGGCAGCCTGTACCCGAACAAGACCGAGTTCAAGGAAGCCTACCCCGCGGTTATCCGCGGCACGGCCCTGGGTTCGGCCCTGGGCATCCTGCCCGGCGGCGGCGCGGTGCTGTCCTCGTTCGCGTCCTACACGCTGGAAAAGAAGATCTCGCGCAATCCGCAACGCTTCGGCAAGGGCCACCCGGCCGGCCTGGCGGGTCCGGAATCGGCCAACAACGCCGCGGCGCAGACCTCCTTCATTCCCTTGCTGACGCTGGGTATCCCGGGCAACGCCGTGATGGCGCTGATGGTCGGCGCGATGACCATCCACAACATCCAGCCCGGACCGCAGGTCATGAGCAGCCACCCGGAACTGTTCTGGGGCCTGATCGCGTCGATGTGGATCGGCAACCTGATGCTGGTGATCTTGAACCTGCCGCTGATCGGCCTGTGGGTCAAGCTGCTGAAGGTGCCCTACCGCGTGCTGTTCCCGGCCATCCTGGTGTTCTGCACGATCGGCGTGTACTCGCTGAACTACAACACCTTCGATATCTTCATGACGGCGGCATTCGGCCTGGTGGGCTATGTGTGGTCGAAGCTGAAGTGCGAAGGCGCCCCGCTGCTGCTGGGCCTGGTGCTGGGACCCATGATGGAAGAAAACTTCCGTCGCGCCCTGCTCCTGTCGCGTGGCGACTTCACGACCTTCGTGACGCGGCCCCTGTCGGCTTCGCTGCTGGCCGCGGCGATCGCGCTGGTGGTGATCGTGGCGCTGCCGTCGATCCGTAAAAAGCGCGAAGAGACCTTCGTCGAAGAAGGCTGATCGCGTGCTTGTGCCGAGGGCGATCCCGCGTTGTCCTCAACCTTGGAAAAGCGCCCCGCGGGGCGCTTTTTTTATGGACGGAATAATATGGTGCAGTGCACACAATCTCTTACGTTAAAGTAGGGGTTTACCCCGTCTCGAAAGCCGCTCCGATCCCCTATGACCTTTGATTGGCAGAATCCCTACAGGACTGCGCGCACGCCCGTGTTCGCGCGCAATGTCGTGGCGACTTCCCAGCCGCTGGCCGCGCAGGCCGGCCTGCGCATATTGGCCGCCGGCGGCAACGCCGTCGATGCGGCCATCGCGGCCGCCGCGACCCTGACCTTGACGGAACCGGTCAGCAACGGCCTCGGGTCCGACTGCTTCGCGATCGTGTGGGATGGCTCGCGGCTGCATGGCCTGAACGCGTCGGGTACGGCGCCCGGGGCATGGAATCCCGACTATTTCAAGCGCAAGCACAACGGCGTGATCCCGATGCGCGGCTGGGACAGCGTGACGGTGCCGGGATGCGTGGCGGGCTGGAGCGCCTTGCATGAAAAGCTCGGATCGCTGTCGTTCGAGGACATATTGGCGCCGGCCATCGATTATGCGGAGCGGGGCTACGCGGTATCGCCCGTGGTGCAGCAGAAGTGGGCCGCGCAGGCAGACGTCCTGCAATCGCTGCCTGGCTTCGCCGAACACTTCCTGCCGCGCGGACGCGCGCCGGCGGTGGGAGAACACTTCGTCCTGAAGGGCGCGGCCAGCACGCTCAAGCGCATCGCCGCCACCGGCGGCCGCGATTTCTACGAAGGCGAGACGGCGCACAAGCTGGTGGCGCATGCGCAGGCGCACGACGCCGCCATGACGCTGGCCGACCTGCGCAACTACCAGCCGGAGTGGGTGACCCCGCTGGGGCAGGACTACCGCGGCTATACGCTGCACCAGATTCCCCCCAACGGCCAGGGCATCGCCGCGCTGATCGCGCTGGGCATCCTGCAGAATTTCGACGTGGCGTCACGCCCGGTCGATCATCCCGAAACGCAGCATCTGCTGATCGAAGCGATGAAGCTGGCGTTCGCCGACGTCTACGCGCACGTCGGCGACTCGCGGCACATGTCGGTATCGCCGGAGCAGATGCTGGCGCCAGACTACCTGGCCGCGCGCGCCAAGCTGATCGACATGCGGCGCGCAAAGCTGTTCACCACGGGCCATGCGCCGGTGGGCGGCACCATCTACCTGACCGCGGCCGATCGCAACGGCATGATGGTCAGCTTCATCCAGTCCAACTACATGGGTTTCGGCTCCGGCGTGGTCGTGCCGGGCACGGGCGTCAGCCTGCAGAACCGCGGCCATGGCTTCACGCTGGAGGCCGGGCATCCCAATGTCGTCGGCGGCGGCAAGCGGCCTTTCCACACCATCATCCCGGGCTTCCTGATGAAGGAAGGCGCGCCGGTGATGAGCTTCGGCGTGATGGGCGGCAATATGCAGCCGCAGGGCCATCTGCAGACGCTCGTGCGCATGCTGGACTTCGGGCAGCAGCCGCAGGCCGCCTGTGATGCACCGCGCTGGAAATGGAACCACGGCATATCGGTGGATATCGAGCCCGACATGCCGCAACAGGTGCTGGACGCGCTGCGCGCGCGCGGACACCTGCTGGAAGGCCTGGAAGATCCCTATATGGACTTCGGCTCGGGCCAGTTCATCTGGCGCCTGGGCGACCCGGCGGTCGATGGCTACGTGGCCGCGAGCGATAGCCGCCGCGACGGCCTGGCGGCCGGCTTCTGATACCTGACCTTCAAATCCAACCCCCCGAACTCGGAGATCCCATGGCTTCCATCGGCAATAAAACCTATGACGCGGCACCATCGAAGAAAGTCGCCTTCCTGGGCCTGGGGGTCATGGGCTTTCCCATGGCGGGGCACCTGGCCCGCGCCGGCCACCAGGTGACCGTGTACAACCGCACCGCCGCCAAGGCCCAGGAATGGGCCAAGGAATTCGGCGGCAAGACCGCCGCCACGCCACGCCAGGCGGCCGAAGGCGCGGAAATCGTTTTCTGCTGCGTGGGCAATGACGACGACCTGCGCAGCGTCGTGCTGGGCGACGACGGCGCCTTCGCCGGCATGGCGAAGGGCGCGGTTTTCGTCGACCACACCACCGCGTCGGCGCAGATCGCGCGCGAGCTCTATGCCGAAGGCCAGGGCCGCGGCCTGCACTTCGTCGATGCGCCGGTATCGGGCGGCCAGGCAGGCGCCGTCAATGGCGTGCTGACGGTGATGTGCGGCGGCGAGCAGGCGGTGTTCGACCGCATCAAGCCGGT
This genomic interval from Bordetella genomosp. 8 contains the following:
- a CDS encoding cell division protein ZapA, with product MERVDVNILGREYSMACSAEEKPTLLAAVRHVDQLMQRIQGTGKVTSNERIAVMAALQVAGELLSMKAPDGPLGGLAVGDFKRRIEDMNSMLDDALSGQEKLL
- a CDS encoding gamma-glutamyltransferase family protein translates to MTFDWQNPYRTARTPVFARNVVATSQPLAAQAGLRILAAGGNAVDAAIAAAATLTLTEPVSNGLGSDCFAIVWDGSRLHGLNASGTAPGAWNPDYFKRKHNGVIPMRGWDSVTVPGCVAGWSALHEKLGSLSFEDILAPAIDYAERGYAVSPVVQQKWAAQADVLQSLPGFAEHFLPRGRAPAVGEHFVLKGAASTLKRIAATGGRDFYEGETAHKLVAHAQAHDAAMTLADLRNYQPEWVTPLGQDYRGYTLHQIPPNGQGIAALIALGILQNFDVASRPVDHPETQHLLIEAMKLAFADVYAHVGDSRHMSVSPEQMLAPDYLAARAKLIDMRRAKLFTTGHAPVGGTIYLTAADRNGMMVSFIQSNYMGFGSGVVVPGTGVSLQNRGHGFTLEAGHPNVVGGGKRPFHTIIPGFLMKEGAPVMSFGVMGGNMQPQGHLQTLVRMLDFGQQPQAACDAPRWKWNHGISVDIEPDMPQQVLDALRARGHLLEGLEDPYMDFGSGQFIWRLGDPAVDGYVAASDSRRDGLAAGF
- a CDS encoding tripartite tricarboxylate transporter permease, with the translated sequence MELLNNLMLGFSVAISPENLAYALLGCLLGTLIGVLPGIGPVPTIAMLLPITYVLPPVAGLIMLAGIYYGAQYGGSTTAILVALPGETSAVVTVLDGHQMARNGRAGAALAIAALGSFFAGCVATVLLAAFAPPLAEVAFKFGPAEYFSLMVLGLVGAVVLASGSLPKAIAMILLGLLLGMVGTDVNSGVARYDFGIPELQDGIDFAIVAMGVFGFAEIMTNLEQKENRVDITDKIGSLYPNKTEFKEAYPAVIRGTALGSALGILPGGGAVLSSFASYTLEKKISRNPQRFGKGHPAGLAGPESANNAAAQTSFIPLLTLGIPGNAVMALMVGAMTIHNIQPGPQVMSSHPELFWGLIASMWIGNLMLVILNLPLIGLWVKLLKVPYRVLFPAILVFCTIGVYSLNYNTFDIFMTAAFGLVGYVWSKLKCEGAPLLLGLVLGPMMEENFRRALLLSRGDFTTFVTRPLSASLLAAAIALVVIVALPSIRKKREETFVEEG
- a CDS encoding SIMPL domain-containing protein (The SIMPL domain is named for its presence in mouse protein SIMPL (signalling molecule that associates with mouse pelle-like kinase). Bacterial member BP26, from Brucella, was shown to assemble into a channel-like structure, while YggE from E. coli has been associated with resistance to oxidative stress.); the encoded protein is MAQAAPSVDASAHATHGDDRQDAGPLLTLQAAATEEVRQDTVQITVSAQVEAPDQAGVGKKLNALLDDLMKTAKSNADVSARTGSYRVWPNSNTKGKIVGWQGEGSIVLESTNFDAASALATRMGDKSAISNIGFTLSRKAREAVERKLLNQAAQAFRERALAAASAFGFSGYRLKKIDLGGVGAVAPRAYMAMAKGAPAPAPAADVPLQADMVTVSVDINGTIVLQ
- a CDS encoding NAD(P)-dependent oxidoreductase, which encodes MASIGNKTYDAAPSKKVAFLGLGVMGFPMAGHLARAGHQVTVYNRTAAKAQEWAKEFGGKTAATPRQAAEGAEIVFCCVGNDDDLRSVVLGDDGAFAGMAKGAVFVDHTTASAQIARELYAEGQGRGLHFVDAPVSGGQAGAVNGVLTVMCGGEQAVFDRIKPVAQVFGRAVTLVGAPGAGQLAKMVNQICIAGIVQGLSEGIAFGQAAGLDMKLVLDVISKGAAQSWQMENRGSTMVDDKFDFGFAVNWMRKDLGLVLEEARANGARVPVTALVDQFYGDVQKLGGGRWDTSSLVKRLRD
- the ilvD gene encoding dihydroxy-acid dehydratase, which translates into the protein MAANERSRHITQGVARAPNRAMYYALGYRETDFDKPMIGVANGHSTITPCNSGLQRLADAAVDAVRAAGANPQTFGTPTISDGMSMGTEGMKYSLVSREVIADCIETAVQGQWMDGVVVIGGCDKNMPGGMIAMARMNVPAIYVYGGTIKPGHYKGKDLTIVSVFEAVGEYTMGRMDETDFKQIEKCSVPGSGSCGGMYTANTMSASFEAMGLSLPYSSTMANEDAEKTASAAESARVLVEAVRRQIRPRDLITRRSIENAVAVIMATGGSTNAVLHFLAIAHAAEVDWTIDDFERMRRRIPVICDLKPSGRYVATDLHRAGGIPQVMKLLLNAGLLHGDCPTITGKTIAETLRDVSDAPPAGQDVIRPIDQALYAQGHLAILKGNLAPEGCVAKITGLKNPVMTGRARVFDSEDAAMDAIMARAIVDGDVVVIRYEGPKGGPGMREMLSPTSALVGQGLGETVGLITDGRFSGGTWGMVVGHVAPEAFVGGPIALIREGDSVTIDAHRLLLQLNISDEEMADRRKAWTPPKPRYTRGVLAKFGKLAGTASRGAVTDAFED
- a CDS encoding tripartite tricarboxylate transporter TctB family protein is translated as MQLRNRQDFWSGIMFIVLGLGFATQATSYQMGTAARMGPGYFPFWLGVVLALLGAIVLIGSLSKKATETHVDKFEWRIAFLVLGSVVLYGVVLRFLGVYISVFLLVVVSSLASHEFNWKVAVANGIFLVVFVWLAFIKGLGLIFPLWPSFIGAN
- the lgt gene encoding prolipoprotein diacylglyceryl transferase; translation: MLRYPQFDPIAIRIGPLAVHWYGLMYLVGFGLVYLLGRWRIAHGKVAGGFTARDLEDLIFYSVVGVVAGGRLGYVLFYKPSHYFSHPLEIFYLWEGGMSFHGGLLGVILVMLYFARKRGVSFFTVSDFIAPLIPLGLAMGRLGNFINGELWGRPTDVPWAMVFPQSGDGIPRHPSQLYELGLEGITLFIVMWWFARKPRPTGQVSALFLIGYGTFRFLVEFTREPDNFLGLLAGGLSMGQWLSVPMVVIGVLLFVLTAKRSSR